A DNA window from Drosophila virilis strain 15010-1051.87 chromosome 4, Dvir_AGI_RSII-ME, whole genome shotgun sequence contains the following coding sequences:
- the mxt gene encoding eukaryotic translation initiation factor 4E-binding protein Mextli isoform X5 — protein MAHTHLARAVKNIEAPRPLKTQSRSSLKNSYLVIEELIQLIDNVTVGLQSCNTTTESITLLLHNLRVHGPQLEAVSKDTLDRAFVVFRNASQDERLNIMTRLKLLELIELRANSWEDKDTIAYYKSKQQVSSVELPAETYQHDAAGVVGNQQQAFLSTSPTFGVTGSGLGVLVGGAAAAAAANAAAFNAATAAAAAQAAAIAAVGSPNQQHLLLPPGEVIRNSGKFPKPTKIPGKTYCKDEVVIRNADSGKVMGIKGRRVHMIEELSETIISFQRVNPGAKERLVQITGPAEDKINYAKQLMEDTIRRNASPVRLEPAPSAGGTGGSCSSLNSSNSDDAVAVQPRTPGASSSLSNRLSFNSAQNFMTATAAAHQMSQHHQQPQQGQQQQQHHHHHHHQQQQQAANAAAAAAATAAAGKVMRPNQQLLMHSYSTNDASVGEYKFTVNVGQHLIKITGDCCELVRVAKLVLDDYFSSSEFLASMEAGAAFDGTSLVSPVTTPSTPLPGSGPPQFMLSNALPLADSGIGLNYAAGQANNNGDGDDEVFAESNGSSSNQNGLARSRRSHFSRKESTPEVKAAREKLEEDGAVNLKTNNSRVSYDIEHLMYYSKSPHAWALPIEWLKMLETVPSILRNKYYHNNNNNYNNIHSK, from the exons ATGGCTCACACACATCTGGCCAGGGCGGTCAAAAACATCGAGGCGCCACGTCCGCTCAAGACACAATCGCGTTCATCGCTGAAGAACAGCTACCTGGTAATCGAGGAGCTGATTCAGTTGATCGACAATGTGACTGTCGGTCTGCAATCATGCAATACGACAACCGAATCGAtaacgctgctgctgcataatTTGCGGGTCCATGGGCCTCAGCTGGAGGCGGTGTCCAAGGATACGCTGGATCGTGCATTCGTTGTGTTTCGCAATGCTTCGCAGGACGAACGTCTGAACATAATGACACGACTCAAGCTTCTCGAACTGATCGAACTGCGCGCCAACAGCTGGGAGGACAAGGACACGATCGCCTACTACAAGTCCAAGCAACAAGTGTCCAGCGTTGAG ctGCCTGCTGAAACATATCAACACGATGCTGCCGGCGTCGTTGGCAACCAGCAACAGGCCTTTCTGAGCACCTCCCCCACATTTGGTGTCACCGGCTCCGGTTTGGGTGTACTTGTTGGCggcgcggctgctgctgctgctgctaatgcGGCTGCGTTCAATGCGGCaaccgctgctgccgccgcacAGGCAGCGGCTATTGCCGCCGTGGGCTCACCCAACCAGCAGCATCTGCTGTTGCCACCCGGTGAGGTTATACGCAATTCGGGCAAGTTTCCGAAGCCAACCAAAATTCCGGGCAAGACCTATTGCAAGGATGAGGTGGTCATACGCAACGCCGACTCTGGCAAGG TTATGGGCATTAAGGGCCGACGCGTACACATGATCGAGGAACTTAGCGAAACTATAATATCCTTTCAAAGAG TCAACCCTGGCGCCAAGGAACGTCTAGTGCAGATTACCGGACCAGCCGAAGACAAAATTAA CTACGCCAAGCAACTGATGGAGGATACCATACGACGAAACGCTTCGCCGGTGCGCCTGGAGCCAGCACCATCGGCTGGCGGCACAGGCGGCTCCTGTTCATCGCTCAACTCCTCCAATTCGGATGACGCCGTTGCGGTGCAGCCGCGCACACccggcgccagcagcagcctgTCCAATCGCTTGAGCTTCAATTCGGCGCAGAATTTCATGACCGCCACGGCTGCGGCCCATCAAATGTCGCAGCACCatcaacagccgcagcagggacagcagcagcagcagcatcatcatcaccatcaccatcagcagcagcagcaggctgccaatgcggctgctgcggcggcggctacAGCTGCTGCCGGTAAAGTTATGCGTCCCAATCAGCAGCTGCTAATGCATTCATATTCCACAAACGATGCTTCCGTAGGTGAATACAAATTCACGGTCAATGTGGGCCAGCATCTCATCAAGATTACGGGCGACTGTTGCGAGCTAGTCCGT GTGGCCAAACTCGTCTTGGACGACTATTTCAGCAGCTCTGAGTTCTTGGCTTCCATGGAGGCGGGCGCCGCTTTTGATGGCACCTCCCTGGTCAGTCCGGTGACAACGCCCTCCACACCGCTGCCCGGCTCTGGACCACCGCAGTTTATGCTGAGCAACGCGCTGCCGCTAGCCGATAGCGGCATTGGTCTCAACTATGCGGCTGGACAGGCGAACAATAACggtgatggtgatgatgaaGTGTTTGCCGAGtccaatggcagcagcagcaatcagaATGGTCTGGCGCGATCGCGTCGCAGTCATTTCTCACGCAAGGAATCCACACCGGAAGTGAAGGCAGCACGCGAAAAGCTCGAAGAAGACGGCGCTGTCAATCTAAAGACGAATAACT CACGCGTCTCATATGATATTGAACATTTGATGTACTATTCGAAGAGTCCGCACGCCTGGGCGCTGCCCATCGAGTGGCTGAAAATGCTGGAGACTGTGCCTTCGATACTACGCAATAAG TAttaccacaacaacaacaacaactacaacaacatcCACAGCAAGTAA
- the mxt gene encoding eukaryotic translation initiation factor 4E-binding protein Mextli isoform X1 has product MAHTHLARAVKNIEAPRPLKTQSRSSLKNSYLVIEELIQLIDNVTVGLQSCNTTTESITLLLHNLRVHGPQLEAVSKDTLDRAFVVFRNASQDERLNIMTRLKLLELIELRANSWEDKDTIAYYKSKQQVSSVELPAETYQHDAAGVVGNQQQAFLSTSPTFGVTGSGLGVLVGGAAAAAAANAAAFNAATAAAAAQAAAIAAVGSPNQQHLLLPPGEVIRNSGKFPKPTKIPGKTYCKDEVVIRNADSGKVMGIKGRRVHMIEELSETIISFQRVNPGAKERLVQITGPAEDKINYAKQLMEDTIRRNASPVRLEPAPSAGGTGGSCSSLNSSNSDDAVAVQPRTPGASSSLSNRLSFNSAQNFMTATAAAHQMSQHHQQPQQGQQQQQHHHHHHHQQQQQAANAAAAAAATAAAGKVMRPNQQLLMHSYSTNDASVGEYKFTVNVGQHLIKITGDCCELVRVAKLVLDDYFSSSEFLASMEAGAAFDGTSLVSPVTTPSTPLPGSGPPQFMLSNALPLADSGIGLNYAAGQANNNGDGDDEVFAESNGSSSNQNGLARSRRSHFSRKESTPEVKAAREKLEEDGAVNLKTNNSRVSYDIEHLMYYSKSPHAWALPIEWLKMLETVPSILRNKVIPPVEMHSNASTAPGAGRDIIFAHNSSLTTTSITTTTTTTTTTSTASNGVAAVNQYPINECDPINNIPNASNHNCVINKQHISYERDSMHMNNRKPSSESDRKLYNKQLQIITNTMGAAATAGKRQQQQQQQQQQLQLKAIFQRYSENDEFSLAMCDVYSGEELNNNRALI; this is encoded by the exons ATGGCTCACACACATCTGGCCAGGGCGGTCAAAAACATCGAGGCGCCACGTCCGCTCAAGACACAATCGCGTTCATCGCTGAAGAACAGCTACCTGGTAATCGAGGAGCTGATTCAGTTGATCGACAATGTGACTGTCGGTCTGCAATCATGCAATACGACAACCGAATCGAtaacgctgctgctgcataatTTGCGGGTCCATGGGCCTCAGCTGGAGGCGGTGTCCAAGGATACGCTGGATCGTGCATTCGTTGTGTTTCGCAATGCTTCGCAGGACGAACGTCTGAACATAATGACACGACTCAAGCTTCTCGAACTGATCGAACTGCGCGCCAACAGCTGGGAGGACAAGGACACGATCGCCTACTACAAGTCCAAGCAACAAGTGTCCAGCGTTGAG ctGCCTGCTGAAACATATCAACACGATGCTGCCGGCGTCGTTGGCAACCAGCAACAGGCCTTTCTGAGCACCTCCCCCACATTTGGTGTCACCGGCTCCGGTTTGGGTGTACTTGTTGGCggcgcggctgctgctgctgctgctaatgcGGCTGCGTTCAATGCGGCaaccgctgctgccgccgcacAGGCAGCGGCTATTGCCGCCGTGGGCTCACCCAACCAGCAGCATCTGCTGTTGCCACCCGGTGAGGTTATACGCAATTCGGGCAAGTTTCCGAAGCCAACCAAAATTCCGGGCAAGACCTATTGCAAGGATGAGGTGGTCATACGCAACGCCGACTCTGGCAAGG TTATGGGCATTAAGGGCCGACGCGTACACATGATCGAGGAACTTAGCGAAACTATAATATCCTTTCAAAGAG TCAACCCTGGCGCCAAGGAACGTCTAGTGCAGATTACCGGACCAGCCGAAGACAAAATTAA CTACGCCAAGCAACTGATGGAGGATACCATACGACGAAACGCTTCGCCGGTGCGCCTGGAGCCAGCACCATCGGCTGGCGGCACAGGCGGCTCCTGTTCATCGCTCAACTCCTCCAATTCGGATGACGCCGTTGCGGTGCAGCCGCGCACACccggcgccagcagcagcctgTCCAATCGCTTGAGCTTCAATTCGGCGCAGAATTTCATGACCGCCACGGCTGCGGCCCATCAAATGTCGCAGCACCatcaacagccgcagcagggacagcagcagcagcagcatcatcatcaccatcaccatcagcagcagcagcaggctgccaatgcggctgctgcggcggcggctacAGCTGCTGCCGGTAAAGTTATGCGTCCCAATCAGCAGCTGCTAATGCATTCATATTCCACAAACGATGCTTCCGTAGGTGAATACAAATTCACGGTCAATGTGGGCCAGCATCTCATCAAGATTACGGGCGACTGTTGCGAGCTAGTCCGT GTGGCCAAACTCGTCTTGGACGACTATTTCAGCAGCTCTGAGTTCTTGGCTTCCATGGAGGCGGGCGCCGCTTTTGATGGCACCTCCCTGGTCAGTCCGGTGACAACGCCCTCCACACCGCTGCCCGGCTCTGGACCACCGCAGTTTATGCTGAGCAACGCGCTGCCGCTAGCCGATAGCGGCATTGGTCTCAACTATGCGGCTGGACAGGCGAACAATAACggtgatggtgatgatgaaGTGTTTGCCGAGtccaatggcagcagcagcaatcagaATGGTCTGGCGCGATCGCGTCGCAGTCATTTCTCACGCAAGGAATCCACACCGGAAGTGAAGGCAGCACGCGAAAAGCTCGAAGAAGACGGCGCTGTCAATCTAAAGACGAATAACT CACGCGTCTCATATGATATTGAACATTTGATGTACTATTCGAAGAGTCCGCACGCCTGGGCGCTGCCCATCGAGTGGCTGAAAATGCTGGAGACTGTGCCTTCGATACTACGCAATAAGGTAATTCCCCCAGTTGAGATGCACTCAAATGCTTCCACTGCGCCCGGTGCTGGTCGCGATATCATTTTTGCACATAACTCATCATTAACAACAACTAGTAttaccacaacaacaacaacaactacaacaacatcCACAGCAAGTAACGGAGTGGCAGCAGTCAATCAATACCCCATTAACGAATGTGATCCCATTAATAACATCCCCAACGCTAGCAATCATAACTGTGTAATTAACAAGCAACATATATCATACGAACGGGACAGTATGCACATGAACAATCGCAAGCCATCCTCTGAATCAGATCGTAAACTATATAACAAGCAATTGCAAATCATAACGAATACAATGGGCGCAGCTGCCACAGCcggcaagcggcaacaacaacaacaacagcagcagcagcagttgcagctgaaGGCTATATTTCAGCGTTATAGCGAGAACGACGAGTTCTCGCTGGCCATGTGTGATGTCTACTCCGGCGAGGAGCTTAACAACAATCGTGCGcttatttaa